A region from the Deinococcus sp. KSM4-11 genome encodes:
- the nth gene encoding endonuclease III: protein MTRSSRPAAPTRLPAGARQRAPQVLATLEGTYPDARTELNFSTPFELLVATVLSAQATDVSVNAATPALFARYPDAHAMGTALPEDLEPLIRSIGLYRGKARNLAALARLLVQRHGGEVPNDFDAVVALPGAGRKTANVVLSNAYGYPAIAVDTHVGRLARRLGLSTHANPDKVEADLQKLFPRERWVFLHHALILHGRRVCHARTPDCGGCAMQGFCPQVGVTAHS, encoded by the coding sequence GTGACCCGTTCCAGCCGCCCTGCCGCGCCCACCCGTCTGCCTGCCGGTGCCCGGCAGCGAGCGCCGCAGGTGCTGGCCACCCTGGAAGGCACCTACCCCGACGCCCGCACCGAACTGAACTTCAGCACGCCCTTTGAGCTGCTGGTCGCCACCGTGCTCAGCGCGCAGGCCACGGACGTCAGCGTAAATGCGGCCACACCCGCCCTCTTCGCCCGCTACCCCGACGCCCACGCCATGGGTACCGCCCTGCCCGAGGATCTCGAACCGCTGATCCGCTCGATCGGCCTGTACCGGGGCAAGGCCAGGAATCTGGCCGCGCTGGCCCGACTCCTGGTTCAGCGCCACGGCGGCGAGGTTCCGAATGACTTTGACGCCGTCGTGGCCCTGCCCGGCGCGGGGCGCAAGACGGCGAACGTGGTGCTTAGCAACGCCTACGGCTACCCGGCCATCGCCGTGGATACGCACGTGGGCCGCCTCGCCCGGCGGCTCGGCCTGAGCACGCACGCCAACCCGGACAAGGTGGAGGCCGACCTGCAAAAACTGTTCCCGCGGGAGCGCTGGGTATTCCTGCACCACGCCCTGATCCTGCACGGCCGCCGGGTGTGCCACGCCCGCACGCCGGACTGCGGTGGCTGCGCCATGCAGGGTTTCTGCCCGCAGGTGGGCGTGACCGCCCACAGCTGA
- a CDS encoding aminotransferase class V-fold PLP-dependent enzyme gives MTDHADPTAAPWTYETAAVQTAIPRGLGETIGFPIHAAAAFQFDTLEQAQEEFQVNDGLSYARLQNPTVRALEARLTALEGGAATVAVSTGQAATLTSILSVCRAGDHVVSAASLFGGSTGMLTNILPLMGITATLVDGTPEAIQAAMQPNTRVIWAEMISNPSGDVPDIAALADIAHAQGAVLAIDNTCGSVGYLCRPLEHGADIVSQSLTKWAGGHGSVMGGSVTVGTRHDVSRNPIFADGGASSILNVRGEAALAWRQRWLGAHQIGMTLAPHSAFLIAQGLETLGLRVQRESVTALALAQWLQAHPKVGKVSYVGLPDHRFHANAMKQLPRGQGAVLTFEVPDPSAFLSRIRVLRIAPNLGDVRTLVVHPWTTTHGRVPEAARYAAGVTPTTIRMSVGVEDLGDLQADIEQAL, from the coding sequence ATGACGGATCACGCCGACCCCACCGCTGCCCCCTGGACGTACGAGACGGCCGCCGTCCAGACCGCCATTCCCCGCGGCCTGGGGGAGACCATCGGCTTTCCCATCCACGCGGCGGCCGCCTTCCAGTTCGACACGCTGGAGCAGGCGCAGGAGGAATTCCAGGTCAACGACGGCCTGAGCTACGCCCGGCTGCAGAATCCGACCGTCCGCGCCCTGGAAGCCCGACTGACGGCGCTCGAAGGGGGCGCGGCCACCGTCGCCGTCTCGACCGGGCAGGCGGCCACCCTCACCAGCATCCTCAGCGTGTGCCGCGCCGGGGATCACGTCGTGTCCGCCGCGAGCCTGTTCGGCGGCTCGACCGGCATGCTCACCAACATCCTCCCGCTGATGGGCATCACCGCCACGCTGGTGGACGGTACCCCCGAGGCCATCCAGGCCGCCATGCAGCCGAACACCCGCGTGATCTGGGCGGAGATGATCAGCAATCCCTCCGGGGACGTGCCGGACATCGCCGCGCTGGCCGACATCGCGCACGCGCAGGGTGCCGTGCTGGCCATCGACAACACCTGCGGCAGCGTGGGTTACCTGTGTCGACCGCTGGAGCACGGAGCGGACATCGTCTCGCAGTCGCTGACCAAGTGGGCGGGCGGGCACGGCAGCGTCATGGGCGGCAGCGTCACCGTCGGTACCCGGCATGACGTCAGCCGCAACCCGATCTTCGCGGATGGGGGTGCCAGCAGCATCCTGAACGTGCGCGGGGAGGCGGCCCTGGCGTGGCGGCAGCGCTGGCTGGGCGCGCACCAGATCGGTATGACCCTCGCCCCGCACTCCGCGTTCCTGATCGCCCAGGGTCTCGAAACCCTCGGCCTGCGCGTCCAGCGGGAAAGTGTGACCGCCCTGGCCCTCGCGCAGTGGCTCCAGGCACACCCGAAGGTCGGGAAGGTCAGCTACGTCGGCCTGCCGGATCACCGCTTCCACGCGAACGCCATGAAACAACTCCCGCGCGGGCAGGGGGCCGTCCTGACCTTCGAGGTGCCCGATCCTTCGGCCTTCCTTTCCCGTATCCGCGTCCTGCGGATCGCTCCGAACCTCGGTGACGTCCGGACGCTGGTCGTGCACCCCTGGACCACCACCCACGGCCGCGTGCCCGAAGCGGCCCGGTACGCGGCCGGCGTCACCCCCACCACCATCCGCATGAGCGTGGGCGTGGAAGACCTGGGCGACCTCCAGGCCGACATCGAACAGGCGTTGTAA
- the mscL gene encoding large conductance mechanosensitive channel protein MscL, whose product MLQGFRNFVLRGNVVDLAVGVVIGAAFGAVVTAFTKFLLDPLVKLVTGGAKVGGAFTVSGVVFDYGTFITALIQFVLTALVIYLFVVVPMNHINERLKREEKPPVAEPSNEEKLLAEIRDALRARP is encoded by the coding sequence ATGCTCCAGGGATTCCGGAATTTCGTCCTTCGCGGGAACGTGGTCGATCTGGCCGTCGGTGTGGTCATCGGTGCCGCGTTCGGCGCCGTGGTCACCGCCTTCACCAAATTCCTGCTCGACCCTCTGGTGAAACTCGTGACCGGCGGGGCCAAGGTCGGCGGGGCCTTCACGGTCTCCGGTGTGGTCTTCGACTACGGCACGTTTATCACGGCGCTGATTCAGTTCGTGCTCACCGCCCTGGTGATCTACCTGTTTGTGGTCGTCCCCATGAACCACATCAACGAACGCCTCAAGCGCGAGGAGAAACCCCCGGTCGCCGAGCCCAGCAACGAGGAAAAGCTGCTGGCCGAAATCCGCGACGCCCTGCGCGCCCGCCCCTGA